GCCCGCCCCAGGCCCGCCGCGTCGCCGTCCACCCCGGCGGCGACGGCCAGCAGGGCGAGGCCGCCGAGCAGCCCGGGCAGCAGCACCCGGTTGGGCAGCAGCTGCTCGCGCAGGTCGACGACGGTGAGCAGCAGGCCGACGGCGACGAACCACAGCCACGCGGGGAGCTGCGCCGTCCAGCCGAACCGGAGGGTGACCGCGGCCGCGCAGAGCGCCCCGGTCAGTTCCGGCCACGGGGCCCCGATCGCGCGGGCCCGCCGGTCGATGCGGACCGCGACCGCGCCCTCGCCGGCGCCCGCGCGTCGGGGGGCGACCAGCGCCAGCGAGTCGACGACCCGGCCGGCGAGGACCCCGCCGGCCCCGGCGACGACGACGGCGAGCAGGGCGCCGCTCACGTCAGGGAGGGCCGGGTCGGGGGCAGC
The Modestobacter marinus DNA segment above includes these coding regions:
- a CDS encoding prepilin peptidase, which gives rise to MSGALLAVVVAGAGGVLAGRVVDSLALVAPRRAGAGEGAVAVRIDRRARAIGAPWPELTGALCAAAVTLRFGWTAQLPAWLWFVAVGLLLTVVDLREQLLPNRVLLPGLLGGLALLAVAAGVDGDAAGLGRAVLAGGAAFAVLLAMALISPSGLGMGDVKLAGLLGLYLGWLGWPVVVAGFFLGFLLQAVVGLTLLAARRVDRRTGLPFGPALLGGALAAALLAGDWVLLLP